The proteins below are encoded in one region of Fibrella aestuarina BUZ 2:
- a CDS encoding vanadium-dependent haloperoxidase, which translates to MKKSRLLGGLFALCLLVLAGCRKSASPAEYMPKASNPERYNACLDKLTQVVIHDIFSPPVASRIYGYATLAGYEAMAPFNANYESLSGKMKGFSNAAKPEAGQEYCYPIAGAKAFLTVARALTFSANFYDEFEPEFYKQFETDGVPEEVRERSMAYGEAVAKNVLEFAAKDHYKQTRGFKHTVTNEDGTWVPTPPAYMDAAEPKWNNIRCWTMDTCNQFMPPRPYTYSMAKGSPYEKEVMEVYETGKKLTKEQNDIAYFWDDNAFVMNVAGHVMYASKKMTPGGHWLGIAQTVGRQQKLDLMRMAEAYVLTSFALADGFIACWDEKYRSKTVRPETVINKSIDPKWAPFLQTPPFPEYPSGHSTISAAAATVLTQLMGDSIAFTDSTEYKYGHGVRAFKSFNDAANEASVSRLYGGIHYRSALDNGAAMGMKVGQHVLERAKTRKEGVASK; encoded by the coding sequence ATGAAGAAATCACGGCTCCTTGGCGGGTTGTTTGCCTTGTGCCTGTTGGTGTTGGCTGGTTGCCGGAAATCGGCGTCACCGGCCGAATACATGCCCAAAGCCAGCAATCCCGAGCGATACAATGCCTGCCTGGATAAGCTGACACAGGTGGTCATCCACGACATTTTCTCGCCGCCGGTTGCCAGCCGTATTTATGGGTATGCTACGCTGGCTGGCTACGAAGCCATGGCGCCCTTCAACGCTAATTACGAGTCGTTGAGTGGTAAGATGAAAGGCTTTAGCAATGCCGCCAAGCCCGAAGCCGGTCAGGAATATTGCTACCCGATCGCTGGTGCCAAGGCATTTCTGACGGTAGCCCGGGCGCTGACATTCTCGGCCAACTTCTACGACGAATTCGAGCCAGAGTTCTACAAGCAGTTCGAAACCGATGGCGTCCCCGAGGAGGTTCGTGAACGGTCGATGGCCTACGGCGAAGCTGTGGCCAAAAATGTGCTCGAATTTGCCGCGAAAGATCATTACAAACAGACGCGGGGCTTCAAACACACCGTCACCAATGAAGATGGCACCTGGGTGCCCACCCCGCCGGCCTACATGGATGCTGCCGAGCCCAAGTGGAATAACATCCGCTGCTGGACAATGGATACCTGTAACCAGTTTATGCCACCCCGCCCCTATACCTACAGCATGGCTAAAGGTAGCCCCTATGAAAAAGAGGTTATGGAGGTGTATGAAACTGGCAAAAAGCTAACCAAAGAGCAAAACGACATTGCCTATTTCTGGGATGACAACGCCTTTGTGATGAACGTAGCCGGGCACGTGATGTATGCGTCTAAGAAAATGACACCGGGCGGCCACTGGCTGGGAATTGCCCAAACAGTGGGGCGGCAGCAGAAGCTGGATCTGATGCGGATGGCCGAGGCCTATGTGCTGACCTCTTTTGCGCTGGCCGATGGCTTCATTGCCTGCTGGGATGAAAAGTACCGCAGCAAGACCGTTCGGCCCGAAACAGTCATTAATAAATCGATTGATCCGAAGTGGGCGCCCTTCCTGCAAACCCCGCCCTTCCCGGAGTATCCGAGCGGACACAGTACCATTTCTGCGGCCGCGGCTACCGTATTGACCCAGTTGATGGGCGACAGCATTGCCTTCACCGATTCAACGGAATACAAATACGGCCACGGGGTACGTGCGTTCAAATCTTTCAACGATGCGGCCAATGAAGCGTCAGTTAGTCGCCTGTACGGCGGTATCCACTATCGGTCAGCGCTGGATAACGGGGCTGCCATGGGTATGAAAGTTGGGCAACACGTGCTCGAACGAGCTAAAACCCGTAAGGAAGGGGTAGCGTCGAAGTAG
- a CDS encoding FAD-binding and (Fe-S)-binding domain-containing protein, which translates to MIAHDESIVLPADYTGDFFTDDTLRTLYATDASAYREMPRAVAIPRTVDDLKVLIRLAQQQGIPLIPRTAGTSLAGQVVGAGIVVDVSKHFTKILEINPDERWVRVQPGVVRDELNLFLKPYGLYFGPETSTANRAMIGGMVGNNSCGSNSVVYRATREHTLAVKALLADGSEVAFSSLSGWDYTKAVAEASRKVGQTPADQPTLADQILLKTNAILANPTNQAEIRAQFPKPTIERRNTGYALDELLNCEPFTPGGEPFNFCKLIAGSEGTLCFLTEITLNLVPLPPKEGGLVCVHCHTIDESLRATLVALKYKPQAVELIDDIILERADSNAEQRKNSFFVQKTPTGGFPIILVVDLSRATRAEVEEAAVQMEAEMRAAGLGYHYPLLFGDDTKKIWILRKAGLGLLGNLPGDEKAVAVIEDTAVDVNDLPDYIREFNEILKTHNMASVHYAHAGSGELHLRPIINLKTAEGHRQFRLIAEEIATLVKKYNGSLSGEHGDGRLRGEFIPQMVGAHNYELMRQVKQLWDPKGIFNPGKIVDTPPMDTYLRYEANQQTPDFQTYFRYHDQTVLQHAEQCNGSGDCRKTELSGGTMCPSYMATRNEKDTTRARANILREMLTRSPKENRFDHDEIKKVYDLCLSCKACKSECPSNVDVAKLKAEFLQHYYDANGVPIRSQLVANFARLSGLASYVPWAWNAVLGTSALRRIANRLVGFHPDRTMPLLHSTTLSAWLKRTWPTAPENKPVGGKKVYLFADEFTNFNDVSVGQKAVRLLGKLGYEVILPEHGESGRAALSKGMLKYAKKLAERNILALRGLVTDDSPLVGLEPSAILTFRDEYPDLVDVSLAEDARQIAKNALTFEEFIARELDNKRIDPQVFTEAKRLVKVHGHCQQKAVSNMAHSKRILALPKNYTVELIPSGCCGMAGSFGYEKEHYEVSMQVGELVLLPTVREQPADVIIAAAGTSCRHQIHDGAHRTALHPAEVLYEALR; encoded by the coding sequence ATGATTGCTCACGACGAATCAATAGTCTTGCCCGCCGACTATACCGGCGACTTTTTCACTGACGATACGCTACGGACCCTTTACGCCACCGATGCATCGGCCTATCGCGAGATGCCCCGCGCCGTGGCCATTCCCCGTACGGTTGACGACCTGAAGGTTTTAATTCGGCTGGCACAACAGCAGGGAATACCCCTTATTCCGCGTACCGCCGGTACGTCGTTGGCGGGTCAGGTTGTGGGCGCGGGTATTGTGGTAGATGTGTCGAAACACTTCACGAAGATTCTGGAAATCAATCCCGACGAGCGCTGGGTACGTGTACAGCCAGGTGTTGTCCGGGATGAACTGAATCTGTTTCTGAAGCCCTACGGCCTTTATTTCGGGCCCGAAACCAGCACCGCCAACCGGGCCATGATTGGTGGTATGGTGGGTAACAATTCATGCGGCTCCAACTCAGTGGTGTACCGGGCTACCCGTGAGCATACATTGGCCGTGAAGGCGCTGCTGGCTGACGGATCGGAAGTGGCGTTCAGTAGCCTATCGGGTTGGGACTACACCAAAGCCGTGGCCGAAGCGAGCCGTAAGGTCGGGCAAACCCCCGCCGACCAGCCCACGCTGGCCGATCAAATTCTGCTAAAAACCAATGCTATACTGGCCAATCCGACGAACCAGGCCGAGATACGGGCGCAGTTCCCGAAACCCACGATTGAGCGCCGCAATACCGGTTACGCGCTTGACGAACTCCTTAACTGCGAGCCGTTTACGCCGGGTGGTGAGCCGTTTAACTTTTGCAAGCTCATTGCCGGTTCGGAAGGGACACTGTGCTTTCTAACCGAAATCACGCTGAATCTGGTGCCGCTGCCGCCCAAAGAAGGGGGCCTGGTGTGCGTGCATTGCCACACCATCGACGAGTCGTTGCGCGCGACGCTGGTGGCGTTGAAGTATAAGCCGCAGGCCGTTGAACTGATTGACGACATCATTCTGGAGCGGGCCGATTCCAACGCCGAGCAGCGTAAGAATAGCTTCTTCGTGCAAAAAACGCCCACGGGAGGCTTCCCAATTATCCTGGTTGTCGACCTGTCGCGGGCCACGCGGGCGGAGGTGGAAGAAGCCGCCGTGCAGATGGAAGCCGAGATGCGGGCGGCGGGGCTGGGCTACCATTACCCGCTACTGTTCGGCGACGATACCAAAAAGATCTGGATCTTACGGAAAGCCGGTCTGGGCCTGTTGGGCAATTTACCCGGCGACGAAAAGGCGGTGGCGGTTATTGAAGATACGGCTGTCGACGTCAACGACCTGCCCGACTACATCCGCGAGTTCAACGAGATTTTGAAAACCCACAACATGGCGTCGGTGCACTATGCCCACGCCGGTTCGGGCGAGTTGCACCTGCGGCCAATCATCAACCTGAAAACAGCCGAGGGCCATCGCCAATTCCGGCTGATTGCCGAGGAGATCGCCACGCTGGTGAAGAAATACAACGGCTCGCTGTCGGGTGAGCACGGCGACGGGCGGCTGCGGGGCGAATTTATTCCGCAGATGGTGGGGGCGCACAACTACGAACTCATGCGGCAGGTGAAGCAGCTTTGGGACCCCAAGGGCATCTTCAACCCCGGCAAGATCGTCGACACGCCGCCGATGGATACGTACCTACGTTACGAGGCCAACCAGCAGACGCCCGATTTTCAGACGTACTTCCGGTATCACGACCAAACTGTGTTGCAACATGCCGAGCAGTGCAATGGCTCGGGTGATTGCCGCAAAACAGAGCTATCGGGCGGAACGATGTGCCCGAGCTACATGGCGACCCGCAACGAAAAAGATACGACGCGGGCACGGGCCAATATCCTGCGCGAGATGCTGACGCGTTCGCCCAAGGAAAACCGCTTCGACCACGACGAGATCAAGAAGGTGTATGACCTCTGCCTGTCGTGCAAGGCCTGTAAGTCAGAATGCCCCTCTAATGTGGACGTGGCGAAACTGAAGGCGGAGTTCCTGCAACATTATTACGATGCCAACGGCGTGCCGATCCGGTCGCAGCTGGTTGCCAATTTTGCGCGGTTGTCGGGGCTGGCCAGTTACGTGCCCTGGGCCTGGAATGCTGTGCTGGGTACGTCGGCGCTACGCCGGATCGCCAACCGGCTCGTTGGTTTCCACCCCGACCGTACCATGCCGTTGCTACACAGCACAACGCTCTCGGCCTGGCTTAAACGTACTTGGCCAACGGCGCCCGAAAACAAACCCGTAGGCGGCAAGAAAGTGTATCTGTTTGCCGACGAGTTCACCAACTTCAACGACGTATCGGTAGGCCAGAAAGCCGTTCGGTTGCTCGGTAAGCTGGGATATGAGGTGATCCTGCCCGAGCATGGCGAAAGTGGGCGGGCAGCCCTCTCGAAGGGGATGCTGAAATACGCGAAAAAGCTGGCCGAACGGAATATTCTGGCCCTGCGCGGACTGGTCACCGACGACAGCCCACTCGTTGGCTTGGAGCCCTCGGCCATCCTGACCTTCCGCGACGAATACCCCGATCTGGTCGATGTGTCGCTGGCTGAGGATGCCCGGCAGATCGCCAAAAATGCGTTGACGTTCGAGGAGTTCATCGCCCGCGAGCTGGATAACAAACGCATCGATCCGCAGGTATTCACGGAGGCGAAGCGGCTGGTGAAAGTGCACGGCCACTGCCAGCAAAAAGCGGTGTCGAACATGGCCCACAGCAAGCGGATTCTGGCCTTACCAAAAAACTACACCGTGGAGCTGATCCCGTCGGGCTGTTGCGGAATGGCGGGCTCATTTGGCTACGAAAAAGAGCACTATGAGGTGTCGATGCAGGTGGGTGAGTTGGTGCTGTTGCCGACGGTACGCGAGCAACCGGCCGACGTAATCATCGCCGCCGCCGGTACGTCGTGTCGCCATCAGATTCACGATGGGGCGCACCGCACAGCCCTTCATCCGGCGGAGGTGCTGTATGAGGCCCTGCGGTAA
- a CDS encoding SusC/RagA family TonB-linked outer membrane protein, with the protein MQPALVFLKAGALAMLILLLTLSSQLTFAQDNSISGKVKDAGGRGLPGVSISVKGTTRGTNSDADGNYKINAANNAVLVYSFVGFENQEITVGNRSTIDVTLQEDNKTLNEVVVIGYGTVKKKDLTGAVNAIGTKDFNKGVIISPEQLMQGRVPGVAITQGNGEPGGPINIRIRGTSSVRNGNNPLFVVDGVPLSGDETSSGGDNSGIGSSSARNPLNFLNPNDIESMDILKDASATAIYGARGANGVVLITTKKGKGGKGTLEYSPSIGISNITKRYDLLSPDEYAKLQPSNDRGSRTDWQDILFRTGVTNQQNLAYGAGDNTGNYRFSLGYLDQQGIMQKSSLNRISIGLNGNKKFINNRLNIGVQATVSQTKDGNIPVTDNAGYQGDLLAGILKSNPTLPVYNADGSLYQSTNVAEPNPQALLSLSKDNTKTLRAVGNINLEFEILDGLKFKTVYGFDKSMSSRKSAFSRDLGYQDIQNQGRLYLTDIQIDNNLWENYFTYNKQLGKVDLSALLGYSYQSFDYFYQKASATNFLTSDLDLMIQNAASASTVYNSDPNKNLIGSVIANTNYTKDELQSYFGRVNLGLGDLIVTGTLRADGSTRFGPNYKYGYFPSAAVAYKLINKDFIPKNVFADLKVRFGYGVTGNQSIPHNLYVQRQRYGEYTIQTGGRNVSGGGLNSEAFPNPDLKWESATQINGGIDFAFTGNRLTGSLDVYQKNTQNLLIQVASAQPALTPFVWKNIDGNVINSGVELALNYVAVDKTNFGWDISVNGAYNHNILKNYGGIINTGAISGQGLTGAYAERIANNQPLFAYFLREFGGYDEAGNSVYIGGDVQKFIGKSPIPKFTGGLTSNFRYGNWTASLFFNAVAGNYVYNNTANAYFTKGSYNNGRNVTRNVPSLAEGAFNAPDVSTRFLENGSFVRLQNVNIGYRINPKNSSTLSNVRLFLTGQNLFVLTSYTGQDPEVNTNKSLNGVPSLGIDYTAYPRARTFTLGATFTF; encoded by the coding sequence ATGCAGCCTGCCCTGGTCTTTCTGAAAGCAGGCGCTCTGGCAATGCTCATACTATTGCTGACATTGAGCAGCCAGTTGACGTTTGCCCAAGACAACAGCATATCGGGTAAAGTGAAGGATGCAGGTGGGCGGGGCCTGCCGGGCGTAAGTATCAGTGTGAAAGGCACAACACGGGGTACCAACTCCGATGCCGACGGGAATTACAAGATTAATGCAGCGAATAACGCCGTACTCGTATACAGCTTTGTAGGGTTTGAAAATCAGGAAATTACCGTTGGCAACCGGTCAACGATCGACGTAACTCTGCAGGAAGACAACAAAACGCTGAATGAGGTTGTCGTTATCGGTTATGGTACCGTTAAGAAGAAGGACCTGACCGGCGCTGTCAACGCCATCGGTACCAAAGACTTCAACAAGGGGGTAATCATCTCGCCTGAGCAGCTCATGCAGGGCCGTGTGCCGGGTGTGGCGATCACGCAGGGCAACGGCGAGCCGGGCGGCCCGATCAACATCCGTATCCGGGGTACATCGTCGGTTCGGAATGGTAACAACCCACTTTTCGTTGTTGATGGCGTTCCCCTCAGCGGCGACGAAACCTCGTCGGGTGGTGATAACTCAGGGATCGGCAGCTCATCAGCCCGTAACCCCCTCAACTTCTTGAACCCCAACGACATCGAGTCGATGGACATTCTGAAAGATGCGTCGGCTACGGCCATCTACGGGGCACGGGGCGCCAATGGTGTCGTATTGATTACGACCAAAAAAGGCAAAGGTGGCAAAGGAACGCTTGAATATTCGCCCTCAATTGGTATCAGCAACATTACAAAGCGGTACGACCTGTTAAGCCCGGACGAATATGCCAAGCTGCAGCCCTCTAACGACCGTGGCTCCCGCACCGACTGGCAGGACATTCTGTTCCGCACCGGCGTAACCAACCAGCAAAACCTGGCCTACGGAGCCGGCGATAATACGGGCAACTACCGGTTCTCGCTGGGGTATCTCGATCAGCAGGGTATCATGCAGAAGAGCTCGCTAAACCGGATTAGCATTGGCCTGAATGGGAACAAAAAGTTCATCAATAACCGGCTGAACATTGGTGTGCAGGCTACGGTATCGCAAACTAAGGATGGCAACATCCCCGTTACCGACAATGCCGGTTACCAGGGTGACCTCTTGGCCGGTATCCTGAAGTCGAACCCGACGCTGCCTGTCTATAACGCCGATGGTTCACTCTACCAGTCGACCAACGTAGCTGAACCCAACCCGCAAGCCCTGCTGAGCCTGTCGAAAGACAACACCAAGACGCTCCGGGCCGTTGGTAACATCAACCTTGAATTCGAAATCCTGGACGGTCTGAAATTCAAAACGGTATACGGTTTTGACAAGTCGATGTCGTCGCGGAAGTCGGCCTTCTCGCGTGACCTGGGGTATCAGGACATCCAGAATCAGGGACGCCTGTACCTGACGGATATTCAGATTGACAACAACCTGTGGGAGAACTACTTCACGTACAACAAGCAGTTGGGCAAGGTTGATCTCAGCGCCCTGTTGGGGTACTCTTACCAGAGCTTCGATTACTTCTACCAGAAAGCATCGGCAACTAACTTCCTGACGAGTGACCTGGATCTGATGATTCAGAACGCAGCTTCGGCCTCGACGGTCTACAATTCAGATCCGAACAAGAACCTGATTGGTAGCGTCATTGCCAACACGAACTACACGAAGGATGAACTGCAATCTTACTTCGGCCGGGTAAACCTGGGTCTTGGCGATTTGATCGTGACGGGTACGTTGCGCGCTGACGGTTCAACCCGTTTCGGACCGAACTATAAGTATGGTTACTTCCCATCGGCGGCTGTAGCTTACAAGCTGATCAACAAGGATTTCATCCCGAAAAACGTATTCGCCGACCTCAAAGTGCGCTTTGGTTACGGGGTAACAGGTAACCAGTCGATCCCCCACAACCTGTACGTACAACGGCAGCGTTATGGTGAGTACACGATTCAGACCGGCGGTCGCAACGTATCGGGAGGCGGGCTTAACTCAGAGGCCTTCCCGAACCCCGACTTGAAGTGGGAGTCCGCTACGCAAATCAACGGTGGTATTGACTTTGCCTTCACGGGCAACCGCCTGACGGGTAGCCTTGATGTGTACCAGAAAAACACGCAGAATCTGCTCATTCAGGTAGCCTCTGCGCAGCCTGCACTGACCCCATTCGTCTGGAAAAACATTGATGGCAATGTAATCAACAGTGGTGTTGAACTCGCTCTGAACTACGTAGCTGTTGACAAGACAAACTTCGGTTGGGATATCAGCGTGAACGGTGCTTACAACCACAACATCCTCAAAAACTACGGTGGCATCATCAACACGGGTGCCATCAGTGGCCAGGGGCTGACGGGTGCATATGCTGAACGTATCGCCAACAACCAGCCGCTTTTCGCGTATTTCCTGCGTGAGTTTGGTGGCTACGACGAAGCCGGCAACTCGGTTTACATCGGTGGTGACGTACAGAAGTTCATTGGCAAATCGCCCATTCCGAAGTTCACGGGTGGCCTGACCAGCAACTTCCGGTATGGCAACTGGACGGCCAGCCTGTTCTTCAACGCTGTTGCCGGTAACTACGTCTATAACAACACGGCCAATGCCTACTTCACCAAAGGCTCTTACAACAACGGTCGTAACGTAACCCGTAACGTACCTAGCCTGGCAGAAGGCGCTTTCAACGCACCTGACGTGTCGACCCGTTTTCTGGAGAATGGCTCATTTGTCCGGCTGCAGAACGTCAACATTGGGTACCGTATCAACCCGAAAAACTCGTCAACATTGTCAAATGTACGTCTCTTCCTCACGGGCCAGAACCTGTTTGTCTTGACGAGCTATACGGGTCAGGATCCCGAAGTAAACACGAACAAGTCGCTGAACGGTGTACCCTCGCTGGGTATCGACTACACGGCTTACCCCCGTGCCCGCACGTTCACGCTAGGCGCTACATTCACTTTCTAA
- a CDS encoding M1 family metallopeptidase, translating into MKKLLVAAACLVSWQGLAQTSSSTSSTAGYDQKALFHPLFNMQPGNDYRTGSGAPGPRYWQNRSDYKINVSLDDVQNVVTGEVEITYKNNSPESLNYLWLQLDQNAFSDTSRAAKTTPIQGGRFGNKDFSGGFGITAVQVEQGAKKFAPANYVLTDSRMQVKLGEAMKPGGDVVKVKITYSFKVPEYGSDRMGQVKRRDGIIYELAQWYPRMCVYDDIQGWNTLPYLGAGEFYLDYGDIEYAVNVPWNHIVVGSGELLNPTEVLTAEQIKRLAQARQSDKTVIIRSKDEVNNANTRPKQSGRLTWRFRINNTRDAAWASSKAFVWDAAKINLPSGKTALAQSVYPAESATNDSWNRSTEYVKHSIEFYSGYVYEYTYPVATNVAGIVGGMEYPGIVFCDHRDKNDGLFGVTDHEFGHNWFPMIVGNNERKYAWMDEGFNTFINFLSLAAFNKGEYNRERGTMHDVAPALYQPKEPILTIPDVQPAQALGILAYYKPGMGLRILRESILGPERFDYAFRQYVNRWAFKHPTPHDFFRSMENGAGEDLGWFWRGWFFETWKLDQAVKNVQYPESPEKGSVITIENLDKLAMPAVIEIQESNGKKSRVNLPVEVWQRGGTWSFRANTTTPISRVTIDPDKKLPDYNPRNNVWKGETTSQGN; encoded by the coding sequence ATGAAAAAACTACTTGTCGCTGCCGCCTGCCTCGTAAGCTGGCAGGGTTTGGCACAGACATCTTCGTCAACTAGTAGCACCGCGGGCTACGACCAGAAAGCCCTTTTTCACCCGCTGTTCAACATGCAGCCGGGCAACGATTACCGGACGGGCAGCGGTGCGCCGGGGCCACGCTATTGGCAGAACCGCTCCGATTACAAAATCAACGTTAGCCTCGACGACGTGCAGAACGTGGTGACGGGCGAGGTGGAGATCACCTATAAAAACAACTCACCCGAATCGCTCAATTACCTCTGGTTGCAACTCGATCAGAACGCGTTCAGCGATACGTCGCGGGCAGCCAAAACAACGCCCATTCAGGGGGGGCGCTTCGGGAACAAAGACTTCAGCGGTGGCTTTGGCATCACGGCCGTGCAGGTGGAACAGGGCGCGAAAAAGTTTGCACCCGCCAACTACGTGCTGACGGATAGCCGGATGCAGGTGAAACTGGGCGAGGCCATGAAGCCCGGTGGCGATGTGGTGAAAGTAAAAATCACGTACTCGTTCAAAGTGCCCGAATATGGCTCAGACCGGATGGGGCAGGTGAAGCGCCGCGACGGGATCATCTATGAGCTGGCGCAGTGGTATCCGCGTATGTGCGTATACGACGACATTCAGGGCTGGAACACGCTGCCGTACCTCGGTGCGGGTGAGTTTTACCTCGACTATGGCGACATCGAGTACGCCGTCAACGTACCCTGGAACCACATCGTCGTGGGGTCGGGCGAGTTGCTGAACCCGACGGAAGTGCTGACGGCCGAGCAGATCAAGCGGCTGGCGCAGGCGCGGCAAAGCGACAAAACAGTCATTATCCGTAGCAAAGACGAGGTAAATAACGCCAACACGCGGCCCAAACAATCGGGGCGGCTGACGTGGCGGTTCCGGATCAACAACACCCGCGATGCCGCCTGGGCTTCGTCGAAGGCGTTTGTGTGGGATGCCGCCAAAATCAACCTGCCCAGTGGTAAAACAGCACTGGCCCAGTCGGTCTACCCGGCCGAAAGCGCGACCAACGATTCGTGGAACCGCTCGACAGAATACGTCAAGCACAGCATTGAGTTTTATTCTGGGTACGTCTACGAATACACGTACCCGGTGGCTACCAACGTAGCTGGTATCGTGGGTGGTATGGAGTATCCCGGCATCGTTTTCTGCGATCACCGCGACAAAAACGACGGGCTTTTCGGCGTAACCGACCACGAATTTGGGCATAACTGGTTCCCGATGATCGTGGGTAACAACGAGCGGAAATACGCCTGGATGGACGAAGGTTTCAACACCTTCATCAACTTCCTGTCGCTGGCCGCCTTCAACAAAGGCGAGTACAACCGGGAGCGCGGCACCATGCACGATGTGGCCCCGGCCCTTTATCAGCCTAAAGAACCCATCCTGACGATCCCAGACGTGCAACCGGCGCAGGCGCTGGGTATTCTGGCGTATTACAAACCCGGCATGGGGTTGCGCATTCTGCGCGAAAGTATCCTCGGCCCCGAGCGGTTCGACTACGCGTTCCGGCAATACGTAAACCGGTGGGCGTTTAAACACCCTACACCGCACGACTTCTTCCGGAGCATGGAAAATGGCGCGGGTGAAGACCTGGGCTGGTTCTGGCGGGGTTGGTTCTTCGAGACCTGGAAACTCGATCAGGCTGTGAAGAACGTACAGTACCCCGAATCGCCGGAGAAAGGCAGTGTGATCACGATCGAGAATCTGGACAAGCTGGCGATGCCGGCGGTCATCGAGATCCAGGAGAGCAACGGGAAGAAGAGCCGGGTAAACCTGCCCGTCGAAGTATGGCAACGCGGCGGTACGTGGAGCTTCCGGGCCAACACAACGACGCCCATCAGCCGGGTTACCATTGACCCCGACAAGAAACTGCCTGACTATAACCCCCGCAACAACGTCTGGAAAGGGGAAACCACCAGTCAGGGGAATTAA
- a CDS encoding RagB/SusD family nutrient uptake outer membrane protein, with translation MKNSLVLSALTTGAFIAAMSACTDLTVKETSSIVVPASSAGTFAGLPNVADALQASYNNLGNNFSDQANIYSLGVHTTAEMIPPTRGVDWGDNGVWRTLDQHTWDATHSGILNSWNNLNSEVFKTTQIIATSSSTPAQVAQAKFLRAWNMFHVMDYWGQVPYRDVNQGVNDNPKVMTRSEAFDFIVKDLTEALPALSEASATAAENAVASKASANYLLAKLFLNKAVYKSTKPEGPYTFDKADMDNVVKYVDAITAAGFKLNPNYFDNFTTSAANEIILTGAQGNPQNRWMMTLHYDQNPSGWNGFTTLADFYDKFENNDMRKGIPAKKDGTQFSGIGKGFLIGQQYDDKGKALNDSRANKPLQFTRDVVLSGCPTDKGIRVIKYHPADANKYILIRYGDAYLMKAEAQLRSGNTAAALATVNALRATRKASTLTALTEDTMFDEIGRETYWEGGKRTVEVRYGKFTTGTGVDNKSANTVLYPIPSDALASNPNLKQNAGY, from the coding sequence ATGAAAAACAGTCTAGTACTTAGTGCACTAACGACTGGCGCTTTTATTGCCGCTATGTCGGCTTGTACGGACCTGACCGTAAAGGAAACCTCATCCATTGTGGTTCCAGCGTCTTCGGCAGGTACGTTTGCCGGTCTGCCCAATGTGGCAGACGCCTTGCAAGCCTCTTACAATAACCTCGGTAACAACTTCTCTGACCAGGCGAACATTTATTCACTTGGTGTGCATACCACTGCCGAAATGATTCCGCCTACCCGCGGGGTCGACTGGGGTGATAATGGGGTATGGCGTACACTGGATCAGCACACGTGGGATGCCACCCACTCAGGTATCCTGAACTCGTGGAATAACCTGAACTCAGAGGTTTTCAAAACCACGCAGATCATTGCTACGTCATCTTCGACGCCGGCTCAGGTAGCTCAGGCCAAGTTTTTGCGTGCCTGGAACATGTTCCACGTCATGGATTACTGGGGACAAGTACCTTACCGCGATGTTAATCAGGGCGTTAACGACAACCCGAAGGTAATGACTCGCTCGGAAGCCTTTGATTTCATTGTCAAAGACCTGACCGAGGCACTTCCTGCGCTCTCTGAAGCCAGTGCTACAGCCGCCGAGAACGCTGTTGCCAGCAAGGCATCGGCCAACTACCTGCTGGCTAAGCTGTTCCTGAACAAAGCGGTGTACAAGTCAACGAAGCCAGAAGGCCCCTACACCTTCGACAAGGCTGATATGGATAATGTAGTGAAGTACGTCGATGCCATCACGGCGGCGGGTTTCAAACTGAATCCCAACTACTTCGACAACTTTACGACCAGTGCCGCCAACGAAATTATCCTGACCGGTGCGCAGGGTAACCCGCAGAACCGCTGGATGATGACCCTCCACTACGATCAGAATCCATCTGGCTGGAATGGCTTCACCACGCTGGCTGACTTCTACGATAAGTTTGAGAATAACGACATGCGGAAAGGCATTCCTGCGAAAAAAGATGGTACGCAATTCTCAGGTATCGGCAAAGGGTTCCTGATCGGTCAGCAATACGATGACAAAGGCAAAGCGCTGAACGACAGCCGGGCCAACAAGCCCCTGCAGTTTACCCGCGACGTCGTTCTGTCGGGCTGCCCTACGGATAAAGGTATCCGCGTAATCAAATACCACCCGGCCGATGCCAACAAGTACATCCTCATTCGCTACGGCGATGCGTATCTGATGAAGGCCGAGGCGCAACTGCGCAGCGGAAACACGGCAGCTGCGCTGGCAACCGTAAACGCGCTACGGGCTACCCGGAAAGCGTCAACCCTGACCGCCCTGACTGAAGATACGATGTTCGATGAAATCGGACGTGAAACGTATTGGGAAGGTGGCAAACGGACCGTTGAAGTTCGTTACGGCAAATTCACCACTGGCACGGGCGTCGACAATAAGAGCGCAAACACGGTGCTGTACCCGATCCCGTCTGACGCACTCGCTTCGAACCCGAATTTGAAGCAGAACGCGGGTTACTAG